In the genome of Streptomyces violaceoruber, the window GGCAGCGGGCCACCGACGAGGACATCGCCGCCGTACGGCGGATGGGGCGGGCCTCCACCACCGAGGTGGGCGGCGGCTCCACCCTGCTCCAGCCGGTCGCGCTCAGCTCCGGCGAGATCGCCGTCGTCGAGGTGTACGTGCCCGAGTCCGAGGTGACCAACGGCGTCGGCACGGCCTGGGCGGTGCTCGCCGCGGTCGGCGCCGCCCTGATCGTCGGCTCGGTCGCGGTCGCCGACCGGCTGGGCGTCCGGATGGTGCAGCCGGCCCGGCGCCTGGTCGAGGGCGCGCACGAGCTGGGGGAGGGCAGGCTCGGCGCGCGGGTGCCCGTGGAGGGGCCGGACGAACTGCGGCGCGCCGCGGTCGCGTTCAACTCCATGGCCGACCAGGTCGTCCAGCTCCTCGCCAACGAACGGGAGCTGGCCGCCGACCTGTCCCACCGCCTGCGCACCCCGCTGACCGTGCTGCGCCTCAACGCGGCCTCGCTCGGCGACGGCCCCGCCGCCGAGCAAACCCGGGCCGCCGTCGAACAGCTGGAGCGCGAGGTCGACACGATCATCCGCACCGCCCGGGACGCCAAGCCGCAGACGGCCGTCGCCGGGCCCGGCGCCGGGTGCGACGCGGCCGAGGTGGTCCGGGAGCGGATGGGGTTCTGGTCGGCACTGGCCGAGGACGAGGGCCGCAAGTGGCGGGTGGCCGGCGCCGACCGGCCGGTGCGCATCCCCGTGGCCCGCACCGACCTGGCGGCCTCCCTCGACGCGCTGCTCGGCAACGTCTTCCGGCACACCGCCGAGGGCACCGCCTTCGCCGTCGACCTGCACAACGGCGAGGACGCGGTGATCGTGCTCGTCTCCGACGCCGGCACCGGCATCGCGGACCCCGAGGCGGCGATGGCTCGCGGCCGGGGTTCGGGCACCGACGGGTCGACCGGGCTCGGCCTGGACATCGTGCGCCGGATGGCGGAGTCGACCGGCGGCGACGTCCGCATCGGCGCCTCCGTGCTGGGCGGTACCGAGGTGCGGATCTGGATCCAGCTGGACGGGCGGACGGCGCCGGCCCGGCGCGGGCACCGGGGTGCCGTACGCCGACGCAGACAGAGCCGTGCACCGGCACCGGCGGCCCCGGCCGGCCGCGACCATTAATCGGTCCCGATGCCTTCCTTAAGCCCACCCTAAGATCGCCAACCCCCGCCCGGATCAGCCTCTTTGCCCGATTCCGGGTCGCTAGCGTGCTGCCGCACCCCCACCCCGCCCCCGTCGGCCCGCCGCCGGGGGCACCGTGAACAGCGAAGGCAGGCACGTCATGCGCACGCACCGACGCAAGGTCAGTGGCAGGAACAAGGCGATCGGCGCCCTCGTCGCGGCGGCCGTGGCCGGCGGCGGGGCGCTGCTGTTCACCAGCACCGCCCAGGCGGCCTCGGTCGGTGCCGCGTACACGAAGACCAGCGAGTGGTCGACGGGCTACACCGCGCAGTACGTCGTCACCAACAACAGCGGGCAGACGAAGGCCGACTGGACCCTGGAGTTCGACCTGCCCTCCGGTGCGAAGCTCGGCTCGCTGTGGAACGCCGAGTCGAAGGCCGACGGGCAGCACGTCACCGTGACGCCGCCCAAGTGGGACACGGACGGGCTGAAGGCCGGCGAGTCGGTCACGGTCGGCTTCGTCGTCAACGGCACCGCCGACCCGACCGGTTGCCTCGTCGACGCCGCCGCGTGCTCGACGGACGACGGTGCCACCCCCGAGCCCGGCGGCCGCCCCACCGACCCCCCGGCCCCGACGCCCACGCCGACCCCCACGGCAACCGACAGCACGGAGCCGGCGCCGACCGGCACCCCCACCCCTCCGGCGCCCACCGGCACCCCGGGCGACGGCACCGCGGCGGGCGCCGGCTTCGCGCCGTACGTCGACACCTCCCTCTACCCGGCCTTCGACCTGCTCGCGCACTCCGCGGCGACCGGCGTCAAGGAGTACAACCTCGCCTTCGTGACCGACGGCGGCGGCTGCACCCCCAAGTGGGGCGGCGTCACCGACCTCGGCAGCGACGCGGTGGCCAACCAGATAGGCGCCCTGCGCGCCGAGGGCGGCGACGTCCGCGTCTCCTTCGGCGGCGCCTCCGGCTCCGAACTGGGCACCACCTGCACGTCGGCCGACGCGCTGGCGGCGGCGTACGGCAAGGTCGTCGACGCGTACAAGCTCACCAAGGTCGACTTCGACGTCGAGGGCGGGGCGCTGCCCGACACGGCCGCCAACACCCGGCGTGCCCAGGCGATCGCCGCGCTCCAGAAGCAGCACCCCGGCCTGGACGTCTCCTTCACCCTCCCGGTGATGCCCGAGGGCCTCACCCAGGCGGGCGTCGACCTCCTCGCCGACGCGAAGGAGAACGGCGTGGGCATCGACGCCGTCAACATCATGGCGATGGACTACGGCCCCGCGTACAGCGGCGACATGGGCACCTACGCCGAGCAGGCCGCCACCGCCACCCAGGCGCAGATCAAGGGCGTCCTCGGCCGGTCCGACGCGGACGCCTGGAAGACGGTCGCCGTCACGCCGATGATCGGCGTCAACGACGTCGCCTCCGAGGTCTTCAAGGTGGAGGACGCCACCCAGCTCGTCAAGTTCGCGAAGTCCAAGGGCCTGGGCGCGCTGTCCATGTGGTCCGCGACCCGAGACAAGGCCTGCGCCGGCGGTCCGAAGCCGTCCGCCGACGCCACCTGCAGCTCCGTGGACCAGGAGCCGAACGCCTTCGCCAAGGCCCTCGCCGCCTACAAGTAGGGCAGGGCCCCTTCCCGCAGGGCCGGGCCCCACACCGGCCCTGCGAGCGGGGCGCGGCATCCCCCCCGTGGGATGCCGCGCCCCGCCACCGCCCGTGTGCCGCCCCCCGAGGGGCTACTCGGCGGCGTCCACCGGCGGGAGCGTCCCGGTGCGGGCCGCCCGCCCGTACCACAGGGCGCTCGACTTCGGGGTGCGCTGCTGGGAGGCGTAGTCGACGTACACGGCGCCGAAGCGCTTCTCGTAGCCGTAGGCCCACTCGAAGTTGTCCAGCAGGGACCACAGGTAGTAGCCGCGGACGTCCGCTCCGTCGGCGATGGCCTGCCGGACCGCGGTGAGGTGGCCGTTCAGGTAGGCGACCCGGTCGGGGTCGTGCACCGTGCCGTCCGCGCCGGGCTTGTCGTCGTAGGCGGCGCCGTTCTCGCTGATGTACAGCGGCATGCCGGGAGCCTCGCGGTTGTACCGCATGATCAGCTCGTGCAGGCCGGTCGGGTCGACGGTCCAGCCCATCTCGGTGCGCTCGCCGGGCGGCTGGTGGAAGGCCACGTCCTCCGCGGCGGGCCAGGGCGAGTGGTCGCTCGCGCCGTGGCCGTCGGCGCGGGGGGCGCGCGAGTCGGCGTCGGCCGCCGACACCACCGTCGGCGTGTAGTAGTTGAGGCAGATCGCGTCGATCGGCTGGCGGATCTGTCCCAGGTCGCCGTCCTGGACGAACGACCAGTCGGTGAGCGGTGCCGTCGCCTCCAGCAGGGTCTGCGGGTAGGCGCCGTGCAGGATCGGACCGTGGAAGATCCCGCCGGACAGGTCGTCGATCTTCCGCGCCGCCGCCAGGTCCGCCGGGCTCTGCGACAGCGGCCGTACGACGGACGTGTTGAGGCTGATCGCCACCGAGTTGCGGGCCGGCATCACCGAGCGCAGCGCGACCGTGCCGAGGCCGTGCGCCAGGTTCAGGTGGTGCGCGGCGCGCAGCGCGGCCGCCGGGTCGGTGCGGCCGGGGGCGTGCACACCGGAGGCGTAGCCCAGGAAGGCGGCGCACCACGGCTCGTTGAGCGTGATCCACTGCTCCACCCGGTCGCCGAGCGCCTCGCCCACGATCTGCGCGTACTCGGCGAACCGGTACGCCGTGTCCCGCTCGGGCCAGCCGCCCGCGTCCTCCAGCTCCTGCGGCAGGTCCCAGTGGTAGAGGGTGACGGCCGGCTTGATCCCGGCGGCCAGCAGCTCGTCCACCAGACGGCGGTAGAAGTCCAGGCCGCGCTGGACGGCGGGGCCGCGGCCGGTCGGCTGCACCCGGGGCCAGGAGATGGAGAAGCGGTAGGCACCGAGGCCCAGGTCCTTCATCAGCGCCACGTCGTCGCGGTAGCGGTGGTAGTGGTCGACGGCGACGTCACCGGTGTCCCCGCCGGCCGTCTTCCCGGGGGTGTGGCTGAAGGTGTCCCAGATCGACGGGGTGCGGCCGTCCTCCCGTACCGCGCCCTCGATCTGGTACGCCGAGGTGGCGGCGCCCCACAGGAAGGCGGGGGGGAAGGTCACCGGGGTCACCGGCGTTGCGGACTCAAGCATGGAAGCGCTCCCATAGCAGGTCGTGGCGGGTCCGGGCGGGTCCCGGGGGGACCGGCCGGAGGACCGACGCGCTGGACCGACGAGTAAGAAGGACGAGGGGGGAAAGGGGGGCCGGGGCGGTGGCCCGGCCCCGAAGGTGAGGGGTCAGCCCTTGACGGCGCCCTGCATGATGCCGCCCACGATCTGCTTGCCGAAGATCGCGAACACCAGCAGCAGCGGCAGCGTGCCCAGCAGCGCACCGGCCATGATCAGGGACTGGTCCGGGGTGTAGCCGCGGCCCAGTCCGGCGAGTGCGACCTGCACGGTCGGGCTGCCGTTCTGCGTCAGCACCAGGAACGGCCACAGGAAGTCGTTCCAGGACTGCACGAACATCAGCATGCCGAGCACGGCCATCGCGGGCCGCGCCGCCGGGAACACCACGTGCCACATCACACGCCAGCTGCTGGCGCCGTCCACGCGCGCGGCCTCGATGATCTCGTCGGGCAGCGCCTGGAGCAGGTACTGCCGCATGAAGAACACGCCGAACGCGTTCACCAGGGACGGCAGGATCACCGCCTGCAACTGGTCGGACCAGTCCAGCTTCGCGACCATCATGTACAGCGGGATGATGCTGAGCTGCGGCGGCACCATCATCGTGCCGACGACGATCAGCATCAGCGCGTTGCGCCCGCGGAAGCGCAGCTTGGCGAAGGCGAACCCGGCGACCGTCGACAGGAAGACGATGGTGCACGCCGAGATCCCGGCCACGATGGTGGTGTTGAGGAACGCCTCGCCGAGGTTGGCGTCGTTCCAGGCGATCTCGAGCTTGTCGAACAGGTTGCCGCCGAACCAGAGGGGCGGCGGCGTCTGGGCGAGCCGCTGGTTGTCGCGCGAGGCGGCGATCGCCGTCCACACCAGCGGGAACAGCGAGCCGATGGTGAACAGGGCGAGGATGATGTAGGCGACCGGCCCGGCGTGCAGCGTGCCGCCGGCCCGGGATGCCTTGGAACGTCGTCGGCCCCGCCGGGGCGGCTCGGGTGCCGCGTCGGCCGGGGGTTTCGTCATGGTCGTCGTCACGGCCGGTTCTCCTTAACTACTGGCGCGCAGCCGGCGCGAGATGACGGCGTTGAGGACCCCGATCACGATCAGGATCAGGAACATCGCCCAGGCGATCGCGGAGGCGCGGCCCAGGTGCTGGTTGACCCAGCCCTGCTCGTACAGGTACAGGCCGAGCGTCTGGAACTGGTGCTGGGAGCCGCCCGAGGCGCCCTTGTTGGCGTCGAAGAGCAGCGGCTCGCCGAAGACCTGCGAGGCGCCGATGGTCGACACGACGACCGTGAACAGGATCGTGGGACGCAGCGAGGGCAGCGTCACGTGGATGAACTGCCGCCAGCGGCTGGCGCCGTCCAGCGCCGCCGACTCGTACAGGTCCTGCGGGATCGCCTGCATCGCGGCCAGGTAGATCAGCGCGTTGTAGCCGGTCCAGCGCCAGATGACGATCGTGGACACGGCGAACTTGGACGACCACGAGCCGTTCTGCCAGTCGATCTTGTCCAGGCCCACCAGGTCGAGGACCCAGTTGATCATGCCGTAGTCCCGGCCGAAGAGCAGCACGAAGACCAGCGAGGCCGCGGCGATCGACGTCGCGTATGGCGCCAGCATCACGACCCGGTAGAAGGTCGAGGCGCGCAGCTTGTAGTTGAGGATGTGCGCGAGGCCCATCGCCATCAGCAGCTGCGGCACCGTCGAGATGACGCCGATCCACAGTGTGTTCTTCGCGGCGTTCCAGAAGAACTCGTCGTCGAAGATCCGGGTGTAGTTGTCCAGACCCGTCCACTGCATGTCGGTGGGCGCGGTCAGCTCCACCGTGTGCAGCGAGGCCCAGCCGGTGTAGATCAGCGGGAACAGGCCGAAGGCGAGGAAGAGCAGGAAGAACGGCGAGACGAACGCGTACGGGCTCCAGCGCATGTCCCGCTGCCAGCGGCGGGAGAGCTTGGCCCGCTTCCTGCGGTCCGCCTCCGCGGACGCCCTGCCGCCGGGCGGGCGGCCCGGGGCCGCGCCCCCCTTGACGGGGGACGCGGCGGTGTCGTGCCGGGTGGTCATTCCGGTCACTTCTCCAGGTTGTTGTCGATGGTCTTCACGGCGTTGTCCCACGCGTCCTCGGCCGACTTGCCCTGGGTGACGAGGATGACGCCGTTGTCGGTCAGACCCTGCTGGACGATCTGGTCCTTCGGGCCGATCACCTGGGTCGGGATCTGCTCCGCGGCCTTGGCGAACAGCTCGCCGATCGGCGCGTCACCGGTCATGTCGTTCTTGCCGCCGGTCACCTGGGGGAGCTTGTACGCGGCGGGCGCGCTCGGGAAGCTGCCCATCTTGGAGAAGAGCTTGGCCTGCTGCTCGGGCGCGGTCAGCCAGGTGACCAGCTTCTGGGCCTCCTTCACGTGCTTGCCGCTCTTGGGCACGCCCAGGAAGGTGCCGCCCCAGTTGCCGGCCTTCGGGGCCTGGGCGACGTCCCACTTGCCGGCGGAGTCCGGCTGGGACTTGGCCTTGATGGTGCCGAGCATCCACGGCGGGCAGGCGACGGTGGCGAACAGGCTGTTGGAAATGGTCTGGTCCCAGGCCGGCTGGAACTGGGTCTGCGACTGGACCAGACCCTTCTCGGCCGCCTCGGCGGTCAGGTCGAAGGCGTCCTTGACGGCCGGGTTGGTCTTGTAGATGACCTTGCCCGAGGCGTCGTAGAACTTCTCGTCCTCACTGCTGAGGATGGCGTTGATCAGACCGCCGGGGGAGTCCATGAAGTAGGTGTCCTTGCCGGCACCCTTCTTGTACTTCTCGCCGGCCTCGATGAACTTGTTCCAGTCACCGGCCCACAGCTTGGAGACCTCTTCGCGGTCGGTCGGCAGGCCGGCCTTCTCGAACAGGTCCTTGCGGTAGCAGATGGCCATCGGGCCGATGTCGGTGCCGAGACCGATCGTGGCGCCGTCCTTGGTGGTGGCCTGCTGCCACTTCCAGTCGAGCCAGTTGGCCTTCTGGACGCCCGCGGCCTTGGACATGTCCTCGAACTTGTCCGCCTGGGTGGCGACGACCTCGGCGATGTTGCCGACCTCTATCGCCTGCACGTCCTGGAGGCCGCTGTTGGTGGTGAGGTGGTTCACCAGGGCGGGGTAGTAGTTCTCGTTCCGCTCGGTGACGTTCTCCTCGATGTTGATGTCCGGGTTGAGCTTCTCGTACTCGTCGTAGAGACCGGCTTCCTTGAAGCCCATCGTCCCGAACAGACCGAGGGTGATCGTGGTCTTGCCGCTGCTGTCGCCCGACGACGAGCTGTCCTCGTCGTTCCCGTCGTCGGCACAGCCGGCCAGCAGCCCGGCGCCCAGCGACGCGATGGCCGCCATGACCACCACCCTGCGGGCCGATCCTCTGCGTGCTGCTCGCATTGCGTCCTCCTGTTGCCCTGACGTGCCGACCCCCCGGCCAACTACATGGTTGGACCCGCTGCTTCATGTGTTTCGTTCGTTGCTGCGGCTCGGGCGGGGAACGTGCGGGATGTGTATGTGCCAGGTAGTGTGGGAGCGCTCCCACAAGTGATGTGTTGAAGAGTCGTCGGTCCGGGCGGGGGTGTCAAGGGAACGGACGCGACGAATTGCGTTCAGTTATCGGCCTGTTAACTGGACGTTGCGAGCGGCGCTGAGACACCTCCCGTACGGCGGGGGAGGGGCCGGAGTCGGTCATTACACCCGACCGGCCTGTTAAATTCCAGGCCAGCCGCAGAGTGCGGGGGTGACGACGGGAGGCGGAGCCGATGGCAAGCCACGGAGTGCGTGGTCGGAGCGGTGGCCGGCCCACCCTCGAAGAGGTGGCGGCACGCGCGGGCGTCGGCCGCGGCACGGTCTCCCGCGTGATCAACGGCTCGCCGCGGGTCAGCGACGCGACCCGGGCGGCCGTCGAGGCGGCGGTCGCGGAACTCGGGTACGTCCCGAACACGGCGGCCCGAGCGCTGGCGGCCAACCGCACGGACGCGATCGCCCTGGTGGTGCCGGAGCCGGAGACGCGGTTCTTCGCGGAGCCGTACTTCTCGGACATGCTGAAGGGCGTCGGCTCCGAGCTGTCCGAGACCGAGATGCAGCTGCTGCTGATATTCGCGGGCAGCGACCGGGAGCGGGAGCGGCTCGCCCAGTATCTGGCGGCGCACCGGGTGGACGGCGTCCTGCTGGTCTCGGTGCACGCCGACGACCCGCTGCCCGACCTGCTGACCCAGCTGGAGATCCCCGCGGTGATCAGCGGCCCGCGCTCGGCCGCGGAACCGCTGGCGTCGGTGGACTCGGACAACTACGGCGGCGCCCGCTCGGCCGTCGAGCACCTGCTGTCCCGAGGGCGCGGCCGCGTCGCCCACATCACCGGTCACCTCGCCGTCTACGGCGCGCAGCGACGCGTCGACGGCTACCGCGACGCCCTGCGCGAGGCGGGCCACGAGGTGGACGAGGGACTGATCGAGCCGGGCGACTTCACCGAGGAGGGCGGACGCCGCGCGATGGCGGAGCTGCTGCGCCGCCACCCCGACGTGGACGCGGTCTTCGCCGCCTCCGACGTCACCGCGGCGGGCGCCGGGCAGGTCCTGCGCGAGGCGGGCCGGCGCATCCCGGACGACGTGGCGCTGGTCGGCTACGACGACTCGGCCATCGCCCGCCACATGGAGCCGCCGCTGACCAGCGTGCGCCAGCCCATCGAGGAGATGGGCCGCGCGATGATCGACCTGCTGCTGACCGAGATCGCCGACCGCCGCCCGGCCGCCTCGCGCGGCCTGGAACGCCACCAGGTGGTGCTGGCGACGGAACTGGTGGAGCGCAGGTCGTCGTAAGGGGGGTGTGCGCCCCCCGGCAACCGCCGGCGGGGTACGCCCTTTGGCAACCGCTGACGGGGGTGCACCCCCCGGGCAACCGCCGACGGGGTGCACCCCCCGGCAACCGCCGGCGCCGACGACGCCCGGGCCGCCACCATCGACGGCCACGGCACGTCCGTCGACCTCGCCGGGTCCGTACGGAGCCGTCACGATGTGTGTCGGGGGGCCTGTACCTGCTGGTGCTGCTCGTACGGGAGGGGCGGCGCGGGCTCTGGGCGGGGGCCGGCTGCCGGAGGCTCTCGGAACGCCGGAAGCATCCGGAGCACCGGAAGCTTGTGGAACGCCGTCAGCCGGTGACCTTCGCGAAGGTCACCGGCTGACGTATCAGGGTGAGTGACGGGACTTGAACCCGCGGCATCCTGGACCACAACCAGGTGCTCTACCAGCTGAGCTACACCCACCAAGGCCGGTGCTCGAATCCCGCATGGCGGGTTTCCCGACCGGCTGAGAAAAAGTGTACAGGGTCCGAAGGGGTGCTCGCGCCCGGCTTTCCGGACGCGGCCGCCCGGCGGGCCCGCGCCCCTAACCGGCGGATACGACGTGCTTCGCGGCGATCGCCCGGGCCTTGTCGGAGTCGGGGCCGGGCTGCGGGACGAAGACCGCCTCCCGGTAGTAGCGGAGTTCGGCGATGGACTCGCGGATGTCGGCGAGCGCCCGGTGGTTGCCGTTCTTCTCCGGGCTGTTGAAGTACGCCCGCGGGTACCAGCGGCGGGCCAGCTCCTTGATCGAGGAGACGTCGACGATCCGGTAGTGGAGGTAGCCCTCCAGCGTCGCCATGTCCCGCAGCAGGAAGCCGCGGTCGGTGCCGACCGAGTTGCCGCACAGCGGGGCCTTGCCCGGCTCCTTCACGTGCTCCCGCACATAGGCCAGGACCTGGGCCTCGGCGTCCGCCAGGGTCGTGCCGCCGTCCAGCTCCGCGAGCAGCCCGGACGCGGTGTGCATCTCGCGCACCACCTCCGGCATCGTCTCCAGGGCCCGCTCCGGCGGGCGGATCACGATGTCGACGCCTTCGCCGAGGATGTTCAGCTCGGAGTCGGTGACGAGGGCGGCAACCTCGATGAGCGCGTCGTCGGACAGCGAGAGGCCGGTCATCTCGCAGTCGATCCACACCATGCGATCGTTCATGCGGGCCACTTTACGGTGGGCGCCTGTTTATCGGGCCCCCGGCGTCGGTGCGGGCGTCACGGGGGCTGCCGCCCCCGAACCCCCGCTTCGGCCCTGAACGGGCCTCGTCCTCAAACGCCGGACGGGCTGAATTGCCCTGCCCGGCATCGGACGGGAACGCCGAAGGGGCTGAGTGTGCCCTGCCCGGCATCGAACGGGAACGCCGAAGGGGCTGAGTGTGCCCTGCCCGGCATCGGACGGGAACGCCGGACGGGCTGAGTGTGCCCCGCCCGGCATCGGACGGGAACGCCGGACGGGCTGAGTGTGCCCCGCCCGGCATCGGACGGGAACGCCGGACGGGCACGCTCGGCCCGTCCGGCGTTCGAGGGAGCCGTCTGCTCACCTCACGGCGCGCTGCGCTGGCCCGGGACGCTGGCCGCGCCCGCCGGCATCGGGGTGGCGGTGCGGCGGGTCTGGAACGGGACCGCGTTCTCCGGGGCGAGGGAGGCCGGCGGGTCGGACGGGGGCAGCGGACGGGAGGCGCCCGCGGCCGCGGTGTCCGGGTCCGGCTGGCGGTCGCCCTGGGGACGGCGCGCCCGGTAGGCCGCCCGGTAGGCGGCCGGGGACGAGCCCAGCTGGCGGCGGAAGTGGCCGCGCAGGGCCACCGGGGAGCGGAAGCCGCAGCGCCCGGCGACCTCGTCCACCGAGTAGTCCGACGTCTCCAGCAGGCGCTGCGCCTGGAGCACCCGCTGGGTGATCAGCCACTGGAGCGGGGCGCTGCCCGTCAGCGAGCGGAACCGGCGGTCGAAGGTGCGGCGGCTCATGTAGGCGCGCGCGGCCAGCGTCTCCACGTCGAACTGCTCGTGGAGGTGCTCCAGCGCCCAGGCGACGACCTCGGCGAGCGGGTCGGCGCCGATCTCCTCCGGTAAAGACCTGTCGAGGTAGCGCTCCTGGCCGCCGCTGCGGCGCGGGGGGACCACCAGCCGGCGGGCCAGCGCACCGGCCGCCTCGTTGCCGTGGTCCGTGCGCACGATGTGCAGGCACAGGTCGATCCCGGCCGCGGTGCCGGCGGACGTCAGCACGTCGCCGTCGTCCACGAAGAGTTCGCGCGGGTCGACGTGCACCGACGGATAGCGCTTGGCCAGCGTCGGCGCGTACATCCAGTGCGTGGTGGCGGGGCGGCCGTCCAACAGGCCGGCCGCCGCGAGGACGAAGGCGCCCGTGCACAGTCCGACTATGCGCGCCCCCTCCTCGTGCGCCCTGCGCAGTGCGTCGAGTGCTTCCTCCGGCGGCGGCGAGGTGATCGACCGCCAGGCCGGCACGACGACCGTGCCCGCGCGCGAGATCGCCTCCAGTCCCTGCGGCGCGGTGAGTTCCAGGCCCCCCGTGGTCCGCAGCGGGCCGTCCTCGCCGGCGCACACCAGCAGCCGG includes:
- a CDS encoding ABC transporter substrate-binding protein translates to MRAARRGSARRVVVMAAIASLGAGLLAGCADDGNDEDSSSSGDSSGKTTITLGLFGTMGFKEAGLYDEYEKLNPDINIEENVTERNENYYPALVNHLTTNSGLQDVQAIEVGNIAEVVATQADKFEDMSKAAGVQKANWLDWKWQQATTKDGATIGLGTDIGPMAICYRKDLFEKAGLPTDREEVSKLWAGDWNKFIEAGEKYKKGAGKDTYFMDSPGGLINAILSSEDEKFYDASGKVIYKTNPAVKDAFDLTAEAAEKGLVQSQTQFQPAWDQTISNSLFATVACPPWMLGTIKAKSQPDSAGKWDVAQAPKAGNWGGTFLGVPKSGKHVKEAQKLVTWLTAPEQQAKLFSKMGSFPSAPAAYKLPQVTGGKNDMTGDAPIGELFAKAAEQIPTQVIGPKDQIVQQGLTDNGVILVTQGKSAEDAWDNAVKTIDNNLEK
- a CDS encoding GH1 family beta-glucosidase, with the protein product MLESATPVTPVTFPPAFLWGAATSAYQIEGAVREDGRTPSIWDTFSHTPGKTAGGDTGDVAVDHYHRYRDDVALMKDLGLGAYRFSISWPRVQPTGRGPAVQRGLDFYRRLVDELLAAGIKPAVTLYHWDLPQELEDAGGWPERDTAYRFAEYAQIVGEALGDRVEQWITLNEPWCAAFLGYASGVHAPGRTDPAAALRAAHHLNLAHGLGTVALRSVMPARNSVAISLNTSVVRPLSQSPADLAAARKIDDLSGGIFHGPILHGAYPQTLLEATAPLTDWSFVQDGDLGQIRQPIDAICLNYYTPTVVSAADADSRAPRADGHGASDHSPWPAAEDVAFHQPPGERTEMGWTVDPTGLHELIMRYNREAPGMPLYISENGAAYDDKPGADGTVHDPDRVAYLNGHLTAVRQAIADGADVRGYYLWSLLDNFEWAYGYEKRFGAVYVDYASQQRTPKSSALWYGRAARTGTLPPVDAAE
- a CDS encoding carbohydrate ABC transporter permease — its product is MTTRHDTAASPVKGGAAPGRPPGGRASAEADRRKRAKLSRRWQRDMRWSPYAFVSPFFLLFLAFGLFPLIYTGWASLHTVELTAPTDMQWTGLDNYTRIFDDEFFWNAAKNTLWIGVISTVPQLLMAMGLAHILNYKLRASTFYRVVMLAPYATSIAAASLVFVLLFGRDYGMINWVLDLVGLDKIDWQNGSWSSKFAVSTIVIWRWTGYNALIYLAAMQAIPQDLYESAALDGASRWRQFIHVTLPSLRPTILFTVVVSTIGASQVFGEPLLFDANKGASGGSQHQFQTLGLYLYEQGWVNQHLGRASAIAWAMFLILIVIGVLNAVISRRLRASS
- a CDS encoding helix-turn-helix domain-containing protein, whose protein sequence is MSHDSTAAPEAAARKLSGRRRKEIVAVLLFSGGPIFESSIPLSVFGIDRQDAGVPRYRLLVCAGEDGPLRTTGGLELTAPQGLEAISRAGTVVVPAWRSITSPPPEEALDALRRAHEEGARIVGLCTGAFVLAAAGLLDGRPATTHWMYAPTLAKRYPSVHVDPRELFVDDGDVLTSAGTAAGIDLCLHIVRTDHGNEAAGALARRLVVPPRRSGGQERYLDRSLPEEIGADPLAEVVAWALEHLHEQFDVETLAARAYMSRRTFDRRFRSLTGSAPLQWLITQRVLQAQRLLETSDYSVDEVAGRCGFRSPVALRGHFRRQLGSSPAAYRAAYRARRPQGDRQPDPDTAAAGASRPLPPSDPPASLAPENAVPFQTRRTATPMPAGAASVPGQRSAP
- a CDS encoding carbohydrate ABC transporter permease, with the translated sequence MTTTMTKPPADAAPEPPRRGRRRSKASRAGGTLHAGPVAYIILALFTIGSLFPLVWTAIAASRDNQRLAQTPPPLWFGGNLFDKLEIAWNDANLGEAFLNTTIVAGISACTIVFLSTVAGFAFAKLRFRGRNALMLIVVGTMMVPPQLSIIPLYMMVAKLDWSDQLQAVILPSLVNAFGVFFMRQYLLQALPDEIIEAARVDGASSWRVMWHVVFPAARPAMAVLGMLMFVQSWNDFLWPFLVLTQNGSPTVQVALAGLGRGYTPDQSLIMAGALLGTLPLLLVFAIFGKQIVGGIMQGAVKG
- a CDS encoding glycoside hydrolase family 18 protein, coding for MRTHRRKVSGRNKAIGALVAAAVAGGGALLFTSTAQAASVGAAYTKTSEWSTGYTAQYVVTNNSGQTKADWTLEFDLPSGAKLGSLWNAESKADGQHVTVTPPKWDTDGLKAGESVTVGFVVNGTADPTGCLVDAAACSTDDGATPEPGGRPTDPPAPTPTPTPTATDSTEPAPTGTPTPPAPTGTPGDGTAAGAGFAPYVDTSLYPAFDLLAHSAATGVKEYNLAFVTDGGGCTPKWGGVTDLGSDAVANQIGALRAEGGDVRVSFGGASGSELGTTCTSADALAAAYGKVVDAYKLTKVDFDVEGGALPDTAANTRRAQAIAALQKQHPGLDVSFTLPVMPEGLTQAGVDLLADAKENGVGIDAVNIMAMDYGPAYSGDMGTYAEQAATATQAQIKGVLGRSDADAWKTVAVTPMIGVNDVASEVFKVEDATQLVKFAKSKGLGALSMWSATRDKACAGGPKPSADATCSSVDQEPNAFAKALAAYK
- a CDS encoding LacI family DNA-binding transcriptional regulator, whose protein sequence is MASHGVRGRSGGRPTLEEVAARAGVGRGTVSRVINGSPRVSDATRAAVEAAVAELGYVPNTAARALAANRTDAIALVVPEPETRFFAEPYFSDMLKGVGSELSETEMQLLLIFAGSDRERERLAQYLAAHRVDGVLLVSVHADDPLPDLLTQLEIPAVISGPRSAAEPLASVDSDNYGGARSAVEHLLSRGRGRVAHITGHLAVYGAQRRVDGYRDALREAGHEVDEGLIEPGDFTEEGGRRAMAELLRRHPDVDAVFAASDVTAAGAGQVLREAGRRIPDDVALVGYDDSAIARHMEPPLTSVRQPIEEMGRAMIDLLLTEIADRRPAASRGLERHQVVLATELVERRSS
- the orn gene encoding oligoribonuclease, whose product is MNDRMVWIDCEMTGLSLSDDALIEVAALVTDSELNILGEGVDIVIRPPERALETMPEVVREMHTASGLLAELDGGTTLADAEAQVLAYVREHVKEPGKAPLCGNSVGTDRGFLLRDMATLEGYLHYRIVDVSSIKELARRWYPRAYFNSPEKNGNHRALADIRESIAELRYYREAVFVPQPGPDSDKARAIAAKHVVSAG
- a CDS encoding sensor histidine kinase; this translates as MRWALVKVSLAVTAMVVVAFAVPLGLVIREMARDRAFSNAEREAAAVAPALSITTDREQLERVVASAGSDAGMAVHIPAPGDWSGGATDIGRQRATDEDIAAVRRMGRASTTEVGGGSTLLQPVALSSGEIAVVEVYVPESEVTNGVGTAWAVLAAVGAALIVGSVAVADRLGVRMVQPARRLVEGAHELGEGRLGARVPVEGPDELRRAAVAFNSMADQVVQLLANERELAADLSHRLRTPLTVLRLNAASLGDGPAAEQTRAAVEQLEREVDTIIRTARDAKPQTAVAGPGAGCDAAEVVRERMGFWSALAEDEGRKWRVAGADRPVRIPVARTDLAASLDALLGNVFRHTAEGTAFAVDLHNGEDAVIVLVSDAGTGIADPEAAMARGRGSGTDGSTGLGLDIVRRMAESTGGDVRIGASVLGGTEVRIWIQLDGRTAPARRGHRGAVRRRRQSRAPAPAAPAGRDH